The genomic DNA CCCCCGGCCGACGCCAACGGCAAGCTCGACTACCGCAACCCCGCCGCCGACCCGCTCATTCCGGTGGAAGCCGATAAGCGCCAGCCCGTTACCGACGACCTGCAGGCTACCGTGGTGGAGCTGCTCCAGCTGTATCACGACTCGAAACAGAGCCACTGGAACCTGCGCGGCCCCCTCTACCTGTCGCTGCACGAGCAGTTGCAGGAAAACGCCAATACCTACCTCAAGTACGGCGACATATTGGCTGAGCGAATCCTGCAAGTGGGTAATCCCGTGGATGGCCGCACGAGCGTAGTGGCTGCCACCGCCAACCTCGGCAATTACCCCGGCGGCTACTTGTCTGACAAGCAAGTACTCATCCTGATGACCGAGCGCATCAACACCGTGGCCAAGCGCGTGCGTGAGCGCATAGCCCACATGAGCAAGGTAGATGAGGTGACATCCAACCAGTTGCAGGACCTGAGCTACCAGCTCGACAAGCAGGTGTGGAAGTTCCGCGTGATGCAGCAATAGGTTTTTGAGCCAGTAGCGCGAACTTTCCAATTCGTGCGCGAGCACAGCGAGCAGGCAGCACCACCCGGCGCGCCCGGCGATGCTCGCTGCGCTCGCGCACGAACTGGAAAGTTCGCGCTACTGCCCCTCTACCAGCGCGTTGGCCCGCTTTTGGGTAACAGCGATGAGGTCGGCGAGACTCAACTCGTTCATTTCCTGGGTGCTGATGAAGGGCGTGAGCCGCCCGGCCGCGTCGGCGCTAAAGGCCACGGGGAGGGCTTGGCCAGCCAGGGCGGGGTAGGCCGCCCGAAACTCGTCGCGGTGCAGAAACTCGGCAGGCAGCGGCAGGCCGGCCACAGCCTGCTTCCACTCGGGCCGCATTCCGCTGAAAGCAAAGGTTTTAGCGCACAGCGCGCACTCGTAGCTACTGGGCGCGATGGCCTTGTGCAGCAAGTCTTTGAAACCGTTGAGCGCTCCACCGTCGGCATTGTACACGAAAAGCAGCTTGGCAGCCTTGCCCCGCGCCGGGCTCACCGCGCCGGTCACTTTATCCTCATCTTCAAACAAATACGTGTGCGCCACCTCCAGCGGCTGCCCATCGGCCTCGGCATACGGGTACACGAAGTAGTTGAGCGGCGCGCCGGCCTGCTGGGGCTTGAGGGTAAGGTCACGGCCACGCGTGAACTCCACGCGATTTTCGTCGTGCGCGCCGAAAAAGTAGGCGCGCTTGTCGGGGTTTTTGGCGGCTTCGGAGGCATCGACGGGCACCCAGCCGGTTTGCTTGGTGAAGAATTCGGCCCAGCAGTGGTAGCCTTTTATCTCGCCCCGGCCGCGCTCGGCGGGCAGCGGCAGCCCGATGCTGAAACGCGCCGGAATGCCCAGCGCCCGGCAGTAGCCAATCACAATGGCGTGAAAATCAGTACAGTTACCGCGCCGCGCGTCGCAGGCGTAGTAGATGTCGCCGCGGCCCCAGCCCTGGCCGGTTTTGTCATACGTCACGGTGCTCACCACGTGTTCGTAAATGGCGCGGGCTTTTTGCAGGTCGGTTTTGGCCCCGGCCTGGTCCACCACGTTCTGGGCCTGGGCCCGGATTTTGAAATCGAGCGGCACGAGGCGGTCGGGCGCCAGCCAGCGGCTGAGGTTGGGGTCCTGGACTTCGGTTTCGGCGGGGGCGTGGTCGTCGGTGGCGCGCAGGTTGAGGTGTTCGCGCCGCGTCACGCGGGCCGTGAGCGTGACTATGAGCGGCGCGGTGGGCACGGCGGCCGGCCGCAGGTGCAGCATCTGGTTGCCGTATTGGTCGGTGGCAATGGTGTAGGGCGCACCGGCTTCAATGTGGAGGTCGCGCACGTCCTGGTTCTTATCCGAGTGCGGCACGGACATCCACAGCTCCAGGGTCTTGGTGTCAGCGGCCGGCACGGGCACCGTAGCGCGGCACGTGAGCTGAAAGGTGCGGCTATGCACGGCCGCCGGGGGGGTAGGGGCCGGCGCGGCGGCCGTGAGCAGCAGCGCGGCCACGGCGAGCAGCAAGGGTTTCATAAACGTGGAACTGGTAAGGAACCGCAAATTTACGCCCTACCCCCCTACCTGGCCCAACGTCAGGCAACTGGTTCCGGCTACCAGCTTAGCCAGCATATTACCCAAAAAACGCACGGCGGCGAAGGCCGGCCGGCCGTAGTAGGCCCAGCCTCTACCGGGCGGCGGCCAGCCGGCCGGCCTTTTCCACTACCCTTTTTTTATGAAATCTCCTCAGCAAAAAACCGCTAGGCGCGTGCTCGTGACCGGCGGCACCGGCAAGCTCGGCAAAGTGTGCGTGCAAGACCTGCAAGCCC from Hymenobacter psoromatis includes the following:
- a CDS encoding DNA starvation/stationary phase protection protein gives rise to the protein MKVYLLAAAAALFSLTATHEAAAQNRRTNNTNTSNTGTVPVPPATPATRPDNTPNPPADANGKLDYRNPAADPLIPVEADKRQPVTDDLQATVVELLQLYHDSKQSHWNLRGPLYLSLHEQLQENANTYLKYGDILAERILQVGNPVDGRTSVVAATANLGNYPGGYLSDKQVLILMTERINTVAKRVRERIAHMSKVDEVTSNQLQDLSYQLDKQVWKFRVMQQ